In the Elizabethkingia bruuniana genome, TTAATGAAGTAGAGTTGAGACGAGTTCTGAAGCAGGTACAATTACCAGATGCATTTTTCTTTAACGCAAGTGCAGGGAAATCCTGGGTTATAGGGAAATATTATTTTGTAATTTCTGCGACGGTTAATAACATCCTGAATAACAAGAAATATATTACGGGAGGTTTTGAGCAGACAAGGTACATTAACTATAAAGATTATGTAGCTGATTTTGATAGAAATACCTCAAACTTTGCTCCTAAGTATTTCTATTCACAAGGAAGATCTTATTTCTTCAATGTTCAGTTACGTTTCTAATTTCTAATCAATTTAAATAAAAAAAAATGAACCATATATCATATTTTAAATCATTTATTATCGCGACTTTAGGCATAGCAGCCCTTAATTCGTGTGTTAAAAGTGACGATTATTCAGTTCCTACAATTGCTTGTACAGATAGATTCCCGGCAACTAATCACGCATTGTCTGATTTGCCGGCAATTGCAAAAGTGAAGCCTACACAAGCAGATATTATTAAGGAAGATTATATTGTAGAAGCTTATGTATCTTCTTCAGACCAATCCGGGAATATTTATAAGGCATTATATGTTCAGGACAAGCCTGAAAATCCTACACAAGCAGTTGAAATAGACATTGATGGATCGAATCAGTATGTTAATTACCCATTAGGATCTAAAATAAGACTTAATCTTAAGGGATTAGTGGTGCAGGCGACTAATAATAATGTTAAAATTGGTACTTATGATCCTGATTACCCTATTGGGAGAATTAATCCTAATAAATTATCAGATTACATTGCGCGAGTTTGTGGAACTGAAGGGAAGGCTGTAATTAGTCAGATGGTGCCAGTAGTATTTGATAATATTACCGATGCTTTGCAGCCTCAGAATGTCAATAAATTGATTACGATTAAAGGAGTGCAATTTGATGATGCTGAGTTGTCTAAGACCTTTAGCGATGCTGATAAAACTGGAGACAGATATATTGTAGATCCTAAAGGCAACAAATTAGACCTTAGATTTAGTAATTATGCCAATTTCTCAACAGAGAAAATTTCTCCTAATTATGTGAAGAGCGGTGATATTACGATGATTCTTAGCAGATATAATACAACATATCAGGCATATCTTAGAGATCTTAAAGATCTTAACCTTACAAAAGACAGATTCACTGTTGAAGTAACTCCTCCTGATACAGTAACTCCTCCGGCAGCTAATGCAGCATGGCTATTTAAAGGAGCAGATTTTGAAAACTGGAATGATTTCATTGCTGCTTTGGATGGTAATGGCGTAAAACCATATGTTTCTCAAGCAGTAGGTAAAGGGATGAATGGAGGTAATGCTTTATTAATCAATACACCGGCAACAGGAAGCAATGATTATGTATTTACAGTTAGATCTGGAGCAGGGTATCCTGCTGCACCAAAAAGAATTACTTTCTATATGAATGGTACAGCTGCGGGTAATGGATTATCCTTCAATGTATACGATGCAGCGAGTAAGTATACGCCATTTAATTCCGGGGATGTAACAGGAAGTGTACAGCTTACAGCTGCAATAACTAACGGTTATGGCGGAAGTGTCGATACAAAAGGTAAATGGGTTCTCGTAGCATTAGACCTAAGTACAATGCCAAGTGTTAATACGAAAGCCGGATCAAATATATTTGCATTTAAAATAGGAAAATCAGGAACTTATAATCTACTTATAGATAACCTTAAAATAGAATAATATAATCTGATTATATAAATAAAAAACCGGAAGAAAATCTCTTCCGGTTTTTTATTTTAAAGATTCTTATAGTGCTGAAATAATAAGGATGATATATGCTCGGATATATCATCTTATACTTTTTAGAATAAAAGTGATTAAACGGGCTTTAAATTAAGATAGAAAAAAGCGTGACTTTCTTATGTCATTATAAAAAAATACTCAGTCCATATGGACTGAGTGTTCTTTATTTGTTGTTTTGTAATTTTAAAAAGCAGCTTCATTTACTTCTTTACCTCTCTGGAAGGTCATTGTTTTCTGTTTACCTTTATAAGAAACGGTTACCAGATTCATCTGGCTGGAAAATTCATTCAGAAGTATTGTATTTTTAACTTTTATAGTACTGATATTTCCTATGCCTGAAGCCTCAAAATATACCCACACTGCTTCACCATTTACCTGGCTTCCGGTATATGTAAGTCTTACAGGAGCCCCATTTACACTAGTACTAAAGTTAGCGTTTACATAATTTTTAGCAGCATTATCAAAACTTCCGCTTTTAGAATCCATTTTAAGAGCCTGCTCTAAATCTGAAGCGTTCATTTTGGTAGTGAACTTCAGAACTCCGTTCGCTTCATTATAATCTACCTTGGTCATAGAAGAATGGAATTCCATAAAACTAAATGCGAAAATTAGCAATGATAATATGCCTAATGTTCCTAATAACTTTTTCATTTTAAGAGAATTAATTTCATTTCCAAATAATAAGAGTCAAAATATATGCCACAAATTAACTAAAAATTAACACTAATTGCATATTTTTCGTAGAATGCCTTGATATGGGCAACAGCGTCATCTGCATTGTCTACAATTCTGTAAAGATTAAGATCTTCTTCTGAAATAAGACCGTTTTTAAGTAATGAGCTTTTAAACCAGTCGATTAAGCCTCCCCAGAATTCACTTCCTACTAACACAATTGGGAAGCGTCCAATTTTGTTGGTCTGAATAAGGGTGAGGGCTTCCATTAGTTCATCTAGTGTTCCGAAGCCTCCAGGCATAACGATAAATCCCTGAGAGTATTTTACAAACATTACCTTTCGTACAAAGAAGTAATCGTAATCCATATTATAACCATCGTCAATGTATGGATTGAAATGTTGTTCAAAAGGAAGGTCTATGTTCAGTCCGATAGATTTTCCGTGTCCGTGTGCACCACGATTTCCGGCCTCCATAATTCCGGGGCCACCACCAGTGATAACTCCGAATCCTAATTCAGTTATTTTTTCGGCTATCTCAGTAGCCATTTGATAATATTTGTGGTCTTCCTTCAGTCTTGCAGAGCCGAAGATGGAAACGCAGGGGCCTATTTCTGTCATCTTTTCAAATCCGGAAACAAATTCAGCCATGATTTTAAAAACCATCCAGCTGTCCTTAGTCAGTTTCTCGTCCCAGCTTTTCTGGCGGAAACTTTCTTTTACTCTTTCATCTAAAATAATATCATTTTTAGGTGTATCTTTCTTTTTCATGTGTCTACATTTTTATTTAAAATATTCTTCTGCCAACAGAATACTCTCCGGTTTTCCAACATCTACAAGATATGCATCATGAAGATAGCCATTGATTCTTTCTGTCATCATAAAATCCAGGTATTCTTCCATAATGGAAAATTTTCCGGTACGTTTTATTTTATCAAAAATAAGAGAATTAATACAATGGATTCCGCTGAATGCTAAGGGGCGGAAGCCTTTGTTGAATTCTGCAAGCTTTTGTTCTCCGGTATTGGTGTTCATCCACCCTTTTAAGATCATAGAATCGTCGAAAAGTAATTTTCTGCTACTTTCTCTGTCCGAAACAGCAAGGGTAACAAAATCTT is a window encoding:
- a CDS encoding DUF5689 domain-containing protein, whose protein sequence is MNHISYFKSFIIATLGIAALNSCVKSDDYSVPTIACTDRFPATNHALSDLPAIAKVKPTQADIIKEDYIVEAYVSSSDQSGNIYKALYVQDKPENPTQAVEIDIDGSNQYVNYPLGSKIRLNLKGLVVQATNNNVKIGTYDPDYPIGRINPNKLSDYIARVCGTEGKAVISQMVPVVFDNITDALQPQNVNKLITIKGVQFDDAELSKTFSDADKTGDRYIVDPKGNKLDLRFSNYANFSTEKISPNYVKSGDITMILSRYNTTYQAYLRDLKDLNLTKDRFTVEVTPPDTVTPPAANAAWLFKGADFENWNDFIAALDGNGVKPYVSQAVGKGMNGGNALLINTPATGSNDYVFTVRSGAGYPAAPKRITFYMNGTAAGNGLSFNVYDAASKYTPFNSGDVTGSVQLTAAITNGYGGSVDTKGKWVLVALDLSTMPSVNTKAGSNIFAFKIGKSGTYNLLIDNLKIE
- a CDS encoding DUF6702 family protein, with the translated sequence MKKLLGTLGILSLLIFAFSFMEFHSSMTKVDYNEANGVLKFTTKMNASDLEQALKMDSKSGSFDNAAKNYVNANFSTSVNGAPVRLTYTGSQVNGEAVWVYFEASGIGNISTIKVKNTILLNEFSSQMNLVTVSYKGKQKTMTFQRGKEVNEAAF
- a CDS encoding TIGR00730 family Rossman fold protein — encoded protein: MKKKDTPKNDIILDERVKESFRQKSWDEKLTKDSWMVFKIMAEFVSGFEKMTEIGPCVSIFGSARLKEDHKYYQMATEIAEKITELGFGVITGGGPGIMEAGNRGAHGHGKSIGLNIDLPFEQHFNPYIDDGYNMDYDYFFVRKVMFVKYSQGFIVMPGGFGTLDELMEALTLIQTNKIGRFPIVLVGSEFWGGLIDWFKSSLLKNGLISEEDLNLYRIVDNADDAVAHIKAFYEKYAISVNF